The genomic window CCTGGATCCATGAGAAACTTTTATGCCATTTTACGGCGGGAGCTGTATGTCTATTTTTGTTCTCCCATCGCCTACGTGGTCACGACTATTTTTCTGGTGCTTTCCGGCTACCTTTTTTACAGCGCCTTTGCCTATTTCAGCATGATCAGCATGCAGGCCATGAGAATGCCGGGCATTGACGGAATCAATGTGACAGAAATGGTCCTGAACCCTATGTTCGCAAATATGAGCGTGATTATGCTCTTGATGATGCCGCTTCTGACCATGCGTCTTTTTGCCGAGGAGAAAAAGGCAGGGACCCTCGAACTGCTCCTGAGTTATCCCGTTCGGGAAACCGAGTTGCTCCTGGGAAAATTCGCTGCCTGCCTGGTCGTATTTTCCGTCATGCTTGTCCTCACATGGCTTTATCCGATTCTCCTATGGCTTTTTGCCAAACCGGATAGCGGGCCGATATTGTCCGGTTATCTCGGCCTCTTTCTTATGGGCGCTGCTTTTATCGCCCTCGGGCTTTTGGTTTCTTCACTTACGGAAAACCAGATCGTGGCCGCTGTCATCTCCTTTGGGGCGATCCTTATGTTCTGG from Deltaproteobacteria bacterium includes these protein-coding regions:
- a CDS encoding ABC transporter permease subunit, with translation MRNFYAILRRELYVYFCSPIAYVVTTIFLVLSGYLFYSAFAYFSMISMQAMRMPGIDGINVTEMVLNPMFANMSVIMLLMMPLLTMRLFAEEKKAGTLELLLSYPVRETELLLGKFAACLVVFSVMLVLTWLYPILLWLFAKPDSGPILSGYLGLFLMGAAFIALGLLVSSLTENQIVAAVISFGAILMFWLIGWSETFVGPSLGKVLSHLSLLDHFEGFARGVIDSRDVIYYIDFCILFLFMTMRSLESKKWRG